The proteins below are encoded in one region of Scleropages formosus chromosome 19, fSclFor1.1, whole genome shotgun sequence:
- the psma8 gene encoding proteasome subunit alpha-type 8 yields MAARYDRAITVFSPDGHLFQVEYAQEAVKKGSTAVGIRGKDIVVLGVEKKSVAKLQEERTVRKICALDEHVCMAFAGLTADARIVINRARVECQSHRLTVEDPVTVEYITRYIATLKQRYTQSNGRRPFGISALIVGFDYDGTPRLYQTDPSGTYHAWKANAIGRSAKTVREFLEKNYTEEAIATDNDAIKLAIKALLEVVQSGGKNIELAVIRRNQPLKILESKEIETLVAEIEKEKEEEAEKKKQKKAT; encoded by the exons ATGGCTGCTAGATATGATAGAGCTATCACTGTCTTTTCTCCGGATGGCCATCTTTTCCAAGTGGAGTACGCGCAGGAGGCCGTGAAAAAGGGCTCAACCGCG GTGGGAATCAGAGGGAAAGATATTGTTGTCCTTGGTGTTGAGAAGAAGTCGGTTGCCAAGCTGCAAGAGGAAAGAACTGTCCGCAAAATCTGCGCCCTTGACGAACATGTCTGCATGGCTTTTGCAG GGTTGACAGCTGATGCTCGTATTGTGATAAACAGAGCTAGAGTGGAGTGTCAGAGTCACAGGCTAACGGTGGAGGATCCAGTTACTGTGGAGTACATCACACGGTACATTGCAACCCTGAAACAG CGATACACGCAGAGCAATGGACGGAGACCTTTTGGAATCTCTGCCTTGATTGTGGGGTTTGACTATGATGGAACTCCAAGGCTGTACCAGACTGACCCATCAGGGACATACCATGCCTGGAAG gcAAATGCAATTGGTCGCAGTGCTAAGACTGTGAGAGAATTTCTGGAGAAAAACTACACGGAGGAAGCTATTGCAACCGATAATGATGCTATAAAGCTTGCGATTAAAGCCTTGCTGGAG GTTGTGCAATCTGGCGGAAAGAACATTGAACTTGCGGTGATCAGGCGGAATCAGCCGCTGAAG ATTTTGGAATCTAAAGAAATTGAAACCCTGGTTGCTGAAAttgaaaaggagaaagaagaggaggcagaaaagaagaagcagaagaaggcTACATAA
- the LOC108931651 gene encoding transcription initiation factor TFIID subunit 4-like codes for MPVDAGETQTPSVGGAADAGGGDVALEVAAGGAVAARGALLPDRRGVSGDLNIQGAPCSETPLSNRHDAAAAAGTTFSSLGTAGTAGTTVGPLGTASRPVSTVGTAGTTVSIVSKAGTPSSTVGISGTTIGSLGTAGTPVSIVGTAGAIIGSLSTAGTPMTIVSKAGTPSSTVGTAGTAGGSLGTAGTPVSTVGTAGATSSSLGTAGTSVTAVGTVGATVGPLGTAGRPVSTVGTAGTPVSIVGTAGTIIGSFGTAGTPVAIVSKAGTPSSSVGISGTTVGSLGTAGTPVSTVGTAGTTLSIVGTAGAIIGSLGTAGTPMTIVSKTGTPSSTVGTAGTAVGTAGTPVSTVGTAGATSSSLSTAGTPVAAVGTVGRAGTTVGPLGTAGRPVSTVGTAGTPMSIMGTAGAIIGSLGTAGTPVAVVSTAGTPSSTVGTAGATIGALGTAGTSSSAVVTAGTPVYINLHTSGVSSTPSSTVPKIVISAGRLGSELPAAIGTRSSPAALPPKAAGQGGVGVSLATASQVGVARLATISQVPGKETVITLPRAATPQASGGQRGAQGASVQLPANFQIPQGMMLIRSESGQLMLVSQQALAQAQAQGIIPRAAGTANGSVARAAAPQGSAAAAFKKADAAAAVRAPPVPSSTPGTSYQKMSVLKVRGYTAGQTVRPAVPPQSAAPLVIPTKTEGPKTAPVATISAETLENVKKCKNFLVTLIKLASSGTHSAEMAKNVKELVKSLLDGKIEPEEFTDRLYMELKSSPQPYLVPFLKRSLPAVRQLTPNSQLFIQQCAPLSSTKPTPVPAAVPPMTGAAVSKTLQANAGVNQPLKATQATRPTQLVIQQPRGVVIKQSAVPASAQSKAAPKQLVTALQTTSHPTGAAVKQSPLQVSRIISLQPPQVQKIPFKDTASASFRDEDDINDVASMAGVNLNEENARILATNSEHVGTIVRSCRDDPFLSVAALQKRIVEIGKRHGVADIGTDVVSLVSYATQERLRELVEKLTAVAQHRNASYKDDLTYRQTTDTRSQLRFLEQLDRLERRRKEEEEREVLLRIAKSRSNREDPELLRLKQKAKEMQQLELAQTQQRDANLTALAAIGPRKKRPLESLGYGSGNEAPGALASSASSVVKQSSVHRVTRVSLRDLVFCMEQDPALRHSLCLYRALIR; via the exons ATGCCGGTGGACGCTGGAGAGACACAGACTCCGTCCGTAGGGGGCGCTGCCGATGCTGGAGGCGGGGATGTTGCGCTGGAAGTGGCCGCGGGAGGAGCCGTTGCTGCCCGGGGGGCTCTGCTGCCTGACCGGCGGGGTGTGTCCGGCGATTTGAACATCCAGGGGGCCCCCTGTTCAGAAACCCCCCTCTCCAACCGCCATGATGCGGCTGCCGCAGCTGGGACTACGTTCAGCTCGCTTGGCACAGCTGGCACAGCTGGGACTACAGTCGGCCCACTTGGCACAGCTAGCAGACCCGTGTCTACAGTGGGAACAGCTGGCACAACCGTGTCTATAGTCAGCAAAGCTGGCACACCCTCATCTACTGTCGGCATATCTGGGACTACAATCGGCTCGCTTGGCACAGCTGGCACACCTGTGTCTATAGTGGGCACAGCTGGGGCCATAATTGGCTCACTTAGCACAGCTGGCACACCTATGACTATAGTAAGCAAAGCTGGCACACCCTCATCTACTGTTGGCACAGCTGGGACTGCAGGTGGCTCACTTGGCACAGCTGGCACACCTGTGTCTACAGTGGGCACAGCTGGGGCTACAAGCAGCTCACTTGGCACAGCTGGCACTTCCGTGACTGCAGTGGGCACAGTTGGGGCTACAGTTGGCCCACTTGGCACAGCTGGCAGACCTGTGTCTACAGTGGGCACAGCTGGCACGCCCGTGTCTATAGTGGGCACAGCTGGGACCATAATTGGCTCATTTGGCACAGCTGGCACGCCTGTGGCTATAGTCAGCAAAGCTGGCACACCCTCATCTTCTGTCGGCATATCTGGGACTACAGTCGGCTCACTTGGCACAGCTGGCACACCCGTCTCTACAGTAGGAACAGCTGGCACAACTCTGTCTATAGTGGGCACAGCTGGGGCCATAATTGGCTCACTTGGCACAGCTGGCACACCTATGACTATAGTAAGCAAAACTGGCACACCCTCATCTACTGTTGGCACAGCTGGGACTGCAGTTGGCACAGCTGGCACACCTGTGTCTACAGTGGGCACAGCTGGGGCTACAAGCAGCTCGCTTAGCACAGCTGGCACTCCTGTGGCTGCAGTTGGCACAGTGGGCAGAGCTGGGACTACAGTCGGCCCACTTGGCACAGCTGGCAGACCTGTGTCTACAGTGGGCACAGCTGGCACACCCATGTCTATAATGGGCACAGCTGGGGCCATAATCGGCTCACTTGGCACAGCTGGCACACCGGTGGCTGTAGTCAGTACAGCTGGCACACCCTCATCTACTGTCGGCACAGCTGGGGCTACAATCGGCGCACTCGGCACAGCTGGCACATCCTCGTCTGCGGTTGTCACCGCCGGCACACCTGTCTACATAAATCTGCACACCTCCGGTGTGTCCAGCACCCCTTCCTCCACGGTGCCTAAGATTGTGATTAGCGCCGGGCGACTTGGCTCCGAGCTCCCAGCCGCGATCGGGACCAGATCGAGTCCCGCGGCGCTTCCTCCGAAAGCTGCAGGCCAGGGCGGCGTCGGCGTCAGCTTGGCGACCGCCTCGCAGGTCGGGGTTGCTCGGCTCGCCACGATTTCCCAGGTGCCGGGCAAGGAGACCGTAATCACCCTGCCCAGGGCTGCAACTCCGCAGGCCAGTGGGGGGCAGCGCGGCGCTCAGGGCGCCTCCGTGCAGCTGCCTGCCAACTTCCAGATCCCTCAAG GCATGATGCTCATCAGGAGCGAGAGCGGGCAGCTTATGCTGGTGTCCCAGCAGGCTCTGGCCCAGGCCCAGGCCCAGGGGATCATCCCTAGGGCCGCCGGGACTGCCAACGGCTCCGTCGCCAGGGCCGCGGCGCCGCAG ggttctgcagcagcagcttttaAGAAAGCGGatgctgcagctgctgtaaGAGCACCACCTGTGCCGAGCAGCACACCTGGCACTTCCTACCAAAAGATGTCTGTCCTAAAGGTAAGAGGCTACA CTGCTGGTCAAACTGTGCGTCCAGCTGTCCCCCCACAAAGTGCTGCGCCTTTGGTCATTCCCACTAAAACTGAGGGACCCAAAACCGCACCTGTAGCCACCATCTCTGCG GAAACCCTGGAGAATGTGAAGAAATGTAAGAATTTCCTAGTGACGTTAATTAAGCTGGCCTCCAGCGGAACACATTCTgctgaaatggcaaaaaatgtgaAGGAGTTGGTGAAAAGTCTGCTG GATGGAAAAATTGAGCCAGAGGAGTTTACAGACAGACTTTACATGGAGCTGAAGTCGTCTCCACAGCCTTATCTTGTTCCCTTTCTCAAG AGGAGTCTACCAGCTGTGCGCCAGCTCACCCCAAACTCGCAGCTCTTCATCCAGCAGTGTGCACCGCTGTCGTCCACAAAGCCCACTCCCGTCCCTGCAGCTGTACCGCCTATGACTGGGGCAGCAGTGAGCAAGACCTTGCAGGCAAATGCAGGGGTTAACCAGCCGCTTAAAGCCACGCAGGCTACCAGGCCCACCCAGCTG GTGATCCAGCAGCCTAGAGGAGTTGTGATAAAGCAGTCTGCCGTGCCGGCGTCTGCGCAGAGCAAAGCCGCACCAAAGCAGCTGGTGACAGCGCTGCAGACGACTTCACATCCCACAG GAGCGGCTGTGAAGCAGTCACCTCTTCAGGTGTCCAGAATTATCAGCCTGCAGCCCCCTCAGGTGCAGAAAATCCCCTTCAAGGACACTGCATCTGCATCCTTCAG AGACGAGGATGACATCAACGATGTGGCCTCCATGGCAGGTGTGAACCTCAACGAGGAGAACGCTCGCATCCTAGCAACCAACTCGGAGCATGTGGGTACCATAGTGCGGTCCTGCAGAGATGACCCATTCCTCTCAGTGGCTGCTTTACAGAAGCGGATCGTGGAGATCG GTAAGCGGCACGGCGTCGCGGATATCGGCACGGATGTTGTGAGCCTTGTGTCTTACGCCACACAGGAGCGGTTAAGGGAGCTGGTGGAGAAGCTGACAGCAGTGGCCCAGCATCGAAACGCATCGTACAAG GATGACCTGACCTATCGGCAGACGACTGACACTCGCTCCCAGCTACGGTTCCTGGAGCAGCTGGACCGGCTGGAAAGGCgcaggaaagaggaggaggagagggaagtGCTCCTACGCATCGCCAAG